In Fusarium falciforme chromosome 10, complete sequence, a single genomic region encodes these proteins:
- a CDS encoding Alpha-1,2-Mannosidase, whose translation MVGPLRRGRLWLGVACVWILCFWYLSNSGSFTLFGDEDPLEGKGPNAWTRRPAKYPIATEKLATLPKGDANVKIPQIQAVPPTENAVAKELRLTRLAAVKKSFEHSWSGYSNYAWMHDEVTPLTGKSKDPFGGWAATLVDSLDTLWIMDMKDEFTKAVAAADGIDFTKSSVNSINIFETTIRYLGGFLSAYELSGRTHATLLKKAIEVGNLIMCAFDTPNHMPVTRWEWKKAAYGQQQSASREALVSELGSLSLELTKLSQLTNDMRYYDAVKRIGDQFESTQLNTRLPGMWPVVIDAYTPAFHAGTDFTLGGMSDSLYEYLPKQYLLLNGQVDQPRRLYESFIPVAIKHLFRRALTPWEKPIIISGDYQVTDLPGEQPKYSSVPRGQHLTCFAGGMVAMASRIFNRPADLEIATQLTEGCVWSYHATQTGLGPEIFHFIPCGNADTPATNDCVWSEERWLKAVEEQHASEFNPPPMRASEWKKPTVEDIVKKHNIPKGMTGVTDGRYILRPEAIESIFIMYRITGDSSWMDKAWTMFETIEKVTRTDIAASAVDDVTKTEPVKMDSMESFWLAETLKYFYLIFSEFDVISLDKWVLNTEAHPLSRPDVNIDKTAQPLGRSPQDEFPYGADVPALRAIPPRLDRTRTYFVFLPGAVKQFIRNVRAAKTIADERAVIQKESAAIRASFREESHDHNIRRNNVAKLLYLFTLGERTHFGQIECLKLLASPRFADKRLGHLATSLLLDENQEVLTLVTNSLKNDLGHSNQYVVGLALCTLGNIASIEMSRDLFPEIENLISTSNPYIRRKAALCAMRICRKVPDLQEHFLEKATQLLADRNHGVLLCGLTLVTSLCEADEEEGGEEGIVEKFRSFVPGLVRTLKGLATSGYAPEHDVTGITDPFLQVKILHLLRVLAVGDAETSEQINDILAQVATNTESSKNVGNSILYEAVRTILDIEADSGLRVLGVNILGKFLTNRDNNIRYVALNTLIKVVAIEPNAVQRHRNTILECLRDPDISIRRRALDLSFTLINETNVRVLIRELLAFLEVADNEFKPTMTSQIGIAADKFAPNKRWHFDTMLRVLSLAGNYVKEQILSSFVRLVATTPELQTYAVQKLYINLKKDITQESLTQAGAWCIGEYADVLLKGGQYEEEELVQEVKEHEVVDLFSLILNSAYATQVSTEYIVTALMKLTTRFSDAAQIEKIRRLLQYHQTSLDVEIQQRVVEYNNLFSFDQIRRGVLEKMPIPQIKEESRVLGPAPTKKKAANRKSRVIKPTEQDLLDIMDAPAATPSNAPSTTNTDLLADILGGTTSPPPSSTSPPPQQSNVSSIMDLFGSAPGSATASPAPPASSSFDLMSAASSSTPQPQAPAAPAGIPCYDNNDLNVTFQIQRNAEGLIQATAKFRNTSGAAGLSNVSLQAAVPKSQKLQLLSISSSDIGPGAEATQMMRVSGSKGPLRLRLRIGYTHPAAGQVMEQVNWTEPA comes from the exons GGTCGACTCTCTCGACACGCTATGGATCATGGACATGAAGGATGAGTTCACAAAGGCTGTCGCCGCAGCAGACGGAATTGACTTTACAAAGAGCTCGGTGAATAGCATCAACATCTTTGAGACTACTATTCGTTACCTGGGAGGTTTTCTCTCAGCTTATGAACTCAGTGGCAGGACTCATGCCACTCTCTTGAAGAAGGCCATCGAGGTTGGCAACCTGATTATGTGCGCCTTTGATACTCCCAACCACATGCCCGTCACTCGATGGGAGTGGAAGAA GGCTGCATATGGACAGCAGCAGTCAGCCTCACGGGAAGCTCTCGTTTCGGAGCTTGGCTCTCTGAGCCTGGAACTCACCAAACTATCTCAGCTCACCAACGACATGAGATATTACGATGCGGTGAAGCGAATTGGTGATCAGTTTGAGTCTACGCAGCTCAACACTCGTCTTCCCGGCATGTGGCCCGTCGTCATTGACGCTTACACGCCTGCCTTCCATGCGGGCACCGACTTCACCCTGGGAGGCATGTCAGACTCACTGTACGAGTATCTGCCCAAGCAGTATCTCCTCCTCAACGGCCAAGTTGACCAGCCGCGGCGACTATATGAGAGCTTCATTCCCGTCGCCATTAAGCATCTGTTCAGGAGGGCACTGACGCCTTGGGAGAAGCCTATCATCATCTCGGGTGACTACCAGGTTACAGATCTGCCTGGCGAACAGCCCAAGTATAGCTCAGTCCCCCGAGGCCAGCACCTGACCTGTTTTGCTGGAGGCATGGTGGCAATGGCTAGTCGTATCTTTAACCGCCCAGCGGATCTCGAGATTGCCACGCAGCTCACAGAAGGCTGCGTCTGGTCTTACCATGCTACGCAGACTGGACTTGGCCCTGAAATCTTCCACTTTATCCCATGCGGAAATGCCGATACACCAGCGACCAACGACTGTGTCTGGAGTGAGGAGAGATGGCTCAAGGCCGTTGAGGAGCAACATGCCTCTGAATTCAACCCCCCACCGATGAGAGCATCGGAGTGGAAGAAGCCTACCGTCGAGGATATCGTCAAGAAGCACAACATCCCCAAGGGAATGACGGGGGTGACTGACGGGCGATACATCCTCAGACCGGAGGCGATCgagtccatcttcatcatgtaCCGAATTACCGGTGACTCGAGCTGGATGGACAAGGCGTGGACCATGTTCGAGACAATTGAGAAGGTCACGCGAACAGATATTGCGGCGTCGGCGGTGGACGATGTGACCAAGACGGAACCGGTCAAGATGGACAGCATGGAGAGTTTCTGGCTGGCCGAGACGCTCAAGTATTTCTACCTCATCTTTAGCGAGTTCGACGTAATCAGCCTGGACAAGTGGGTGCTGAACACGGAAGCGCACCCGCTGAGCCGCCCAGATGTAAA CATCGACAAGACGGCCCAACCGCTGGGTCGTTCTCCTCAAGATGAGTTCCCGTACGGCGCCGACGTCCCTGCTCTACGAGCCATCCCCCCGCGACTTGACCGGACAAGGACTTACTTTGTGTTTCTACCTGGCGCAGTGAAACAGTTCATTCGAAACGTGCGTGCGGCCAAGACCATTGCCGACGAGCGAGCTGTCATCCAGAAGGAGAGCGCTGCAATCCGCGCCAGCTTCAGAGAGGAGAGCCATGATCATAACATTCG TCGGAACAATGTCGCAAAGCTACTCTACCTCTTCACCCTCGGAGAGCGAACCCACTTTGGACAGATCGAATGTCTGAAGCTCCTGGCCTCGCCTCGATTCGCCGATAAGCGCCTAGGACACCTTGCTACTAGTTTGCTGTTGGATGAGAACCAGGAGGTTCTGACGCTTGTCACCAACTCACTCAAGAA CGACCTCGGACACTCCAATCAATATGTTGTTGGCCTCGCGCTCTGCACGCTGGGAAACATTGCGTCGATCGAGATGTCGAGAGATCTCTTCCCTGAAATCGAAAACCTCATTTCCACCTCCAACCCATACATTCGAAGAAAGGCTGCCCTCTGCGCCATGAGGATATGTCGCAAGGTGCCGGATCTGCAGGAGCACTTCCTCGAGAAGGCGACGCAGCTTCTGGCGGATAGGAACCACGGTGTCCTGCTCTGCGGACTGACCCTGGTGACCAGCCTTTGCGAggcagacgaggaggagggcggagAGGAAGGAATCGTTGAGAAGTTCAGATCCTTTGTCCCTGGACTCGTCAGGACTCTCAAGGGCCTCGCGACTTCAGGCTACGCACCCGAGCATGATGTTACTGGCATTACGGATCCCTTCCTGCAGGTCAAGATTCTACACCTCCTGAGGGTTCTGGCTGTGGGCGACGCCGAGACCAGCGAGCAGATCAACGATATCTTAGCACAGGTCGCCACCAACACGGAATCATCCAAGAACGTCGGCAACTCAATTCTCTACGAAGCGGTCCGAACCATCCTCGACATCGAGGCCGACTCTGGTCTGAGGGTACTGGGTGTCAACATCCTGGGCAAGTTCCTTACCAACCGCGACAACAACATCCGATACGTGGCCCTCAACACCCTGATCAAGGTGGTCGCCATCGAGCCCAATGCCGTGCAGAGGCACCGAAATACGATCCTGGAATGTTTGAGAGACCCTGATATCAGCATTCGACGCCGAGCTTTGGACCTGAGCTTTACCTTGATCAACGAGACCAATGTCCGAGTCCTAATCCGGGAGCTACTGGCCTTCCTTGAGGTTGCCGATAATGAGTTTAAGCCGACCATGACTAGCCAGATTGGCATTGCTGCTGACAAGTTTGCGCCCAACAAGCGATGGCACTTTGACACAATGCTTCGTGTCTTGTCGCTGGCCGGCAACTACGTCAAGGAGCAGATCCTCTCGTCGTTTGTCCGCCTGGTCGCCACTACCCCTGAGCTCCAGACTTATGCGGTGCAAAAACTGTACATCAACCTCAAGAAGGACATTACTCAGGAGAGTCTGACACAGGCTGGCGCCTGGTGCATCGGCGAGTACGCGGATGTCCTCCTCAAGGGTGGACAgtatgaggaggaggagcttgtccaggaggtcaaggagcaCGAGGTTGTCGACCTGTTCTCCCTTATCCTCAACAGCGCCTATGCCACGCAGGTCTCTACCGAGTACATTGTGACGGCACTCATGAAGTTGACGACCCGGTTCTCTGATGCCGCTCAGATCGAGAAGATCCGACGACTTCTGCAATATCACCAGACAAGTCTTGATGTTGAGATCCAGCAGCGAGTGGTCGAGTACAACAACCTCTTCAGCTTTGACCAGATCCGACGGGGTGTTCTCGAGAAGATGCCCATTCCccagatcaaggaggagtCGCGAGTCCTTGGACCTGCGCCcacaaagaagaaggctgccaaCCGGAAATCACGAGTCATTAAGCCGACGGAACAGGATCTCCTTGATATCATGGACGCGCCAGCTGCCACGCCGTCCAACGCCCCCTCGACGACCAACACTGATCTGCTGGCTGACATTCTTGGCGGCAccacctctcctcctccaagctcAACCTCACCACCTCCCCAGCAATCCAATGTTTCATCCATCATGGATCTATTTGGTTCTGCTCCTGGATCTGCTACTGCGTCTCCCGCCCCCCCTGCATCATCAAGCTTTGACCTCATGTCTGCtgcttcctcctcgaccccTCAGCCCCAGGCACCGGCAGCGCCTGCTGGCATCCCCTGCTACGACAACAACGATCTCAACGTGACGTTCCAGATCCAGCGCAATGCCGAAGGCCTCATCCAGGCCACTGCCAAGTTCCGCAACACATCGGGCGCGGCTGGCCTGTCCAACGTGTCGCTGCAGGCTGCCGTTCCCAAGTCTCAgaagcttcagcttctgAGCATCTCTTCCTCGGACATTGGACCTGGAGCTGAAGCCACCCAGATGATGAGGGTGTCTGGAAGCAAGGGG CCTCTGCGACTCCGTCTGAGGATCGGATATACACACCCTGCTGCTGGACAGGTCATGGAGCAGGTTAACTGGACAGAGCCTGCTTAG
- a CDS encoding FAD-binding FR-type domain-containing protein produces MPFKIPLSYRRVLSLYQSSTICPAKSFVVAMSTNRTTHLERTAQEPRDESLLPAKLSKIEQVNERIRLFHLLLPRPVKFSAGQWLDTYVPGVDKPGGFTITSRPSNASSADEPYFDLAVQASPENPPAAWLWQPPSEILGSTLQVRVGGSFVFPPQDVSMGGIRRVVFVAGGVGINPLVSMIGHITDGGHDVDVRVLYASKVPKGGLKEVLFLERIAGWFDQGKLRGELKVFATGGVTEGASGTGFEVLTRRFGVEDIREAVGDRVDEGLVYVCGPQGMTDELVEGLTEEGGLDKRRVLVEKWW; encoded by the exons ATGCCTTTTAAGATACCGCTGTCGTATAGACGAGTGCTTTCTTTGTATCAAAGTTCAACGATTTGCCCAGCCAAGTCCTTCGTGGTAGCCATGTCGACCAACCGGACTACTCATCTCGAGCGAACGGCCCAAGAGCCTCGCGATGAG AGCCTTCTGCCTGCGAAGCTCAGCAAGATAGAGCAGGTCAATGAGAGGATCCGGTTGTTCCATCTGCTGCTCCCTCGACCGGTCAAG TTCTCTGCCGGCCAATGGCTCGACACATACGTCCCCGGCGTCGACAAGCCAGGCGGCTTCACCATCACGTCCCGGCCATCAAACGCCTCCTCCGCAGACGAACCGTACTTTGACCTCGCTGTGCAGGCGTCTCCCGAGAACCCGCCCGCCGCATGGCTGTGGCAGCCGCCATCTGAAATCCTAGGCTCGACGCTCCAGGTTAGAGTAGGAGGGAGCTTTGTCTTTCCACCGCAGGATGTGTCGATGGGTGGGATACGTCGTGTGGTGTTTGTTGCTGGGGGTGTTGGCATTAACCCGCTTGTTAGCATGATCGGGCATATTACTGATGGAGGACATGATGTTGATGTGAGGGTTCTGTATGCTAGCAAGGTGCCTAAAGGAGGACTCAAGGAGGTTCTTTTCTTGGAGAGGATTGCGGGTTGGTTTGATCAAGGGAAGCTTAGGGGTGAGCTGAAGGTCTTTGCAACGGGAGGAGTGACCGAGGGAGCGAGCGGCACTGGGTTCGAGGTGTTGACAAGACggtttggtgttgaagatatTAGAGAGGCGGTGGGAGACAGAGTGGATGAGGGACTGGTGTATGTGTGTGGACCTCAGGGAATGACGGATGAGCTTGTGGAAGGCTTaacagaagaaggaggacttGACAAGAGACGAGTCCTGGTTGAGAAATGGTGGTAG
- a CDS encoding Signal recognition particle subunit SRP72, with translation MSPDPAAALSALLRQASIEDHDEILKAANAAIKAKKNDVVSQHTRIVALLKLDRFDDALRAIAEGSTALLSRCVLEHSYALYKTGKLEEATEVLQSAGIDSSRSFKHVAAQVAYRAERFDEARSLYSRLLDTDASDEENDLGINIRATFAQSDWLGYSPVDAITVQDSDGFELCYNAACAHIARGSLETAAELLQRAARLCDASDDLTQEDKKSEMRPILAQQAFVYAKLGKLKEALELYNSLPGSSDEDLDLSLITENNLVALEPNVESPHLLKRKFSSVAAKEEHAKLFKQQSNILRRNKLAIDLQAFKAPGVKSRTEALLEDVEHPTTSADAGILSVFNAAASSQGTTGKELLRNIHNLAKKRPLDVGLALTLVQIQLNNGHTGSALSILESFLQRLEKIETPNALDARFSPGLVALLVTLLRAQSRESSAKAELVKAATHWQSRHSTATSLLEEAGIELMKSSNAQDLQLAGSSFQRLINEQQASDIAAAGLVASLAPSNPSHVEQYLGNLPAVDSLIEGIDVTALLGVGVATASSKASQSLKRSAPESAEKTRKRRRKIRLPKNYVEGTKPDPERWLPLRDRSSYRPKGKKGKKKAGETQGGIVKEEETLELVGGGGVKVEKAPPQSSKKKKKGRK, from the exons atgtctcCAGATCCTGCCGCCGCTCTGAGCGCCTTGCTTCGCCAGGCCTCCATCGAAGACCATGATGAAATACTCAAAGCTGCCAACGCTGCCATTAAGGCCAAAAAGAACGACGTCGTCAGCCAGCACACCCGCATTGTTGCCTTACTGAAGCTCGATCGCTTTGACGACGCCCTGCGCGCCATCGCAGAAGGCAGCACCGCCCTACTCTCTCGATGTGTCCTCGAACATTCATACGCGCTCTACAAGACAGGAAAGCTCGAGGAGGCTACTGAGGTTTTGCAATCTGCCGGCATTGATAGCAGCCGGAGCTTCAAGCATGTCGCTGCGCAAGTTGCCTATCGAGCTGAACGATTCGACGAGGCACGCTCCTTATACAGCCGCCTTCTCGACACTGATGCTTCTGATGAGGAGAACGATCTCGGAATTAACATTCGAGCTACCTTTGCGCAGTCTGACTGGTTAGGCTACTCGCCAGTGGATGCCATCACGGTTCAGGACTCTGATGGCTTCGAACTTTGCTACAATGCTGCTTGTGCGCATATTGCTCGGGGCTCTCTTGAGACTGCCGCTGAGCTTTTGCAACGTGCTGCCAGGCTCTGCGACGCTTCTGATGATCTTACCCAGGAGGATAAGAAGTCTGAGATGCGTCCCATTCTCGCTCAACAGGCATTTGTATATGCGAAACTGGGCAAGCTTAAGGAGGCCCTCGAGCTATACAACTCACTACCAGGCTCAAG CGACGAGGATCTTGATCTCTCGTTGATCACCGAGAACAACCTGGTAGCTCTGGAACCCAACGTCGAGAGCCCCCATTTGCTTAAACGCAAGTTTTCATCAGTGGCAGCAAAAGAAGAACACGCCAAGCTCTTCAAGCAACAGTCCAATATCCTCCGGCGCAACAAGCTGGCCATCGATCTTCAAGCATTCAAGGCCCCTGGTGTCAAGAGCCGCACCGAGGCTCTCCTTGAGGACGTGGAGCACCCTACGACATCTGCCGACGCAGGCATCCTGTCTGTCTTCAATGCTGCCGCAAGCTCTCAAGGAACCACTGGAAAGGAACTTCTACGGAATATTCACAACCTAGCGAAGAAGCGACCTCTCGATGTCGGTCTCGCTTTGACTCTTGTTCAAATACAACTCAACAACGGTCACACCGGCTCGGCACTGTCGATCCTGGAGTCATTCCTGCAACGCCTCGAGAAGATCGAGACCCCCAATGCTCTAGATGCCCGGTTCAGCCCTGGCCTTGTCGCCCTGCTTGTAACACTCCTGCGAGCCCAGAGCCGAGAGTCATccgccaaggctgagctCGTCAAGGCGGCGACACACTGGCAGTCTCGTCACAGCACTGCTACTTCGCTACTTGAGGAGGCCGGTATCGAGCTGATGAAGTCGTCCAACGCTCAGGACCTGCAGCTCGCTGGTTCTTCGTTCCAGAGACTCATCAACGAGCAACAGGCCTCGGatattgctgctgctggcctggTGGCATCCCTTGCTCCCTCCAACCCTTCCCATGTTGAGCAATACCTCGGAAACCTCCCCGCAGTCGACTCTCTCATCGAAGGCATTGACGTCACTGCCCTTCTCGGTGTCGGTGTCGCCACCGCGAGCAGCAAGGCTTCGCAGTCCCTCAAGCGATCAGCTCCTGAGTCGGCCGAGAAGACGCGCAAGCGCCGCAGAAAGATCCGTCTGCCCAAGAACTACGTGGAGGGCACCAAGCCTGACCCTGAGCGATGGCTGCCGCTGCGCGATCGGAGCTCATACCGacccaagggcaagaagggaaagaagaaggccggcGAGACACAGGGAGGTATTGttaaggaggaggagacacTGGAGCTCGTAGGTGGAGGAGGCGTGAAGGTGGAAAAGGCGCCTCCCCAAagctccaagaagaagaagaagggtagAAAGTAG